A single region of the Enterococcus mundtii genome encodes:
- the miaA gene encoding tRNA (adenosine(37)-N6)-dimethylallyltransferase MiaA, which produces MEKVLVIVGPTAVGKTALSVTLAQKFNGEIISGDSLQIYKHLDIGTAKIKPTEMMGIPHHLIDVIEPDQQYSAADFQQAGRKLIKEITERGHLPIIVGGTGLYIQSLLYDFQLGANEETDATVREKYEKMAEELGKEKLWAYLNERDPLAAGKIHWNNQRKVIRALEVFETTGYSIMAPKDRPECLYDYYMIGLDTEREFLYSRINQRVDQMLTEGLIAEARKVYELGAVQASQGIGYKEFFPYFEENITLDEAVEQIKLNSRRYAKRQLTWFRNRLTAHWFDLLKKPTDLAEIENAIEGWLKEVGT; this is translated from the coding sequence ATGGAAAAAGTATTAGTGATCGTAGGACCCACAGCAGTTGGTAAAACAGCGTTAAGTGTGACACTTGCCCAAAAATTCAACGGCGAGATCATCAGTGGAGATTCCTTACAAATTTATAAACATCTGGATATCGGTACGGCAAAAATCAAGCCAACTGAAATGATGGGGATTCCTCATCATTTGATTGATGTGATTGAGCCAGACCAGCAGTATTCGGCAGCGGATTTTCAACAGGCAGGTCGCAAGTTGATCAAGGAAATCACCGAAAGAGGACATTTGCCGATCATCGTTGGTGGCACCGGTTTATATATTCAATCGTTATTGTACGATTTTCAATTAGGAGCAAATGAAGAAACGGATGCTACTGTTCGAGAGAAATATGAAAAAATGGCTGAAGAACTAGGAAAAGAAAAACTTTGGGCTTATTTGAATGAACGCGATCCGCTTGCAGCGGGGAAAATCCATTGGAATAATCAGCGAAAAGTGATTCGCGCATTAGAAGTATTTGAGACAACAGGCTATAGTATCATGGCACCGAAAGATAGACCTGAGTGCTTGTATGATTATTATATGATCGGTCTGGATACGGAGCGTGAGTTCCTTTATAGTAGAATCAACCAACGAGTGGATCAAATGCTCACAGAGGGATTGATTGCAGAAGCAAGAAAGGTCTATGAATTAGGGGCGGTTCAAGCCAGTCAAGGGATCGGCTATAAAGAATTCTTTCCTTATTTTGAAGAAAACATCACTCTAGATGAGGCAGTCGAACAAATCAAATTGAACTCTCGGCGCTATGCCAAACGACAACTGACTTGGTTTCGTAATCGTTTGACGGCGCATTGGTTCGATCTCTTGAAAAAACCGACAGATCTAGCAGAGATCGAAAATGCCATCGAAGGTTGGCTGAAAGAGGTGGGAACATGA
- the hflX gene encoding GTPase HflX, giving the protein MREAKEKVIIVGVETEENQRYFAESMKELEQLIDTAAGEVVYRLTQKRPQVDRQTLIGKGKLQELTQLADAYEADLVIFNHELTPRQSQLITDAVGAPVIDRVQLILDIFAMRARSKEGKLQVELAQLQYLLPRLAGQGESLSRLGGGIGTRGPGETKLETDRRHIRNKILGVKRELKAVEAHRERNRQKRQSSEVFQIGLIGYTNAGKSTILNLLTQAESYAKDQLFATLDPLTKKWRFAEGFELTVTDTVGFIQDLPTQLIDAFHSTLEESQGMDLLLHVVDASSSDRILQEQTVLKLMDELDMKEMPVLTVYNKSDQIDTAGFTPTLFPNVLISAQTQEGKERLIEAVKRQLMELMLPYTKIVPSDQGQTLSELRRQTLVLDEHFIEEQNSYEVRGFANKNSKWLKKDELF; this is encoded by the coding sequence ATGAGAGAAGCAAAAGAAAAAGTAATCATTGTTGGTGTAGAAACGGAAGAAAATCAGCGATATTTTGCTGAATCAATGAAAGAATTGGAACAATTGATCGATACAGCAGCTGGTGAAGTCGTATATAGACTCACGCAAAAACGACCGCAAGTGGATCGTCAAACGTTGATCGGTAAAGGAAAGCTTCAAGAATTGACCCAATTAGCAGATGCTTATGAGGCAGATCTTGTCATATTCAACCACGAATTGACTCCGCGTCAAAGTCAGCTGATTACCGATGCGGTAGGGGCGCCGGTCATTGATCGAGTCCAATTGATCTTGGATATCTTTGCGATGCGTGCGCGATCTAAAGAAGGGAAACTGCAAGTCGAATTGGCGCAATTGCAATACCTACTACCTCGTCTCGCTGGACAAGGTGAGTCGCTTTCTCGTCTTGGTGGTGGGATCGGTACAAGGGGACCAGGAGAAACGAAACTGGAAACGGATCGTCGGCATATCCGCAACAAGATCTTAGGCGTAAAAAGAGAGCTAAAAGCAGTGGAGGCCCATCGAGAACGTAATCGGCAAAAAAGACAAAGTAGCGAAGTGTTTCAAATTGGTTTGATCGGTTACACAAATGCGGGTAAATCAACAATCCTTAATTTATTGACGCAAGCTGAATCATATGCGAAAGATCAACTATTTGCCACCCTTGATCCGCTGACGAAAAAATGGCGTTTTGCGGAAGGATTCGAATTGACTGTAACGGATACCGTTGGTTTTATCCAAGATCTGCCCACCCAGTTGATTGATGCGTTCCATTCAACCCTTGAAGAAAGTCAAGGGATGGATCTCTTGCTTCATGTTGTCGATGCAAGTTCTTCTGATCGAATCTTGCAAGAACAAACAGTTTTAAAGTTGATGGACGAGTTAGATATGAAAGAAATGCCTGTATTGACTGTCTATAATAAATCAGACCAGATCGACACAGCAGGATTTACACCGACTTTATTTCCGAATGTCTTGATTTCTGCTCAGACACAAGAGGGGAAAGAACGCTTGATCGAGGCCGTCAAACGGCAATTGATGGAGTTGATGCTTCCTTATACGAAAATTGTGCCAAGTGATCAAGGACAAACATTAAGTGAGTTGAGACGGCAGACACTTGTATTAGATGAACACTTCATTGAAGAACAAAATAGCTATGAAGTACGTGGGTTTGCGAATAAAAATTCAAAATGGCTAAAAAAAGATGAGTTATTTTAA